The proteins below come from a single Danaus plexippus chromosome 9 unlocalized genomic scaffold, MEX_DaPlex mxdp_24, whole genome shotgun sequence genomic window:
- the LOC116767238 gene encoding uncharacterized protein LOC116767238 isoform X1 yields the protein MDTARSDSELPNKMALLDIMEVGESSVESVVSNPPSRVLRKRKCLAPEPSKSSNRRVSMKPRKHISITENANPKQIEALYLNKKIKTLTQTLETIYEEPKSNSSECDNFIGGRKVKRLLTFQIGSQYTKEKIKKRRAKIKKLLGNKSFVNRKKIPMNVFLKTIECLELDEAVHSDNKTVDSATV from the exons ATGGACACGGCGAG ATCAGATTCTGAGTTACCAAATAAAATGGCACTTTTGGATATAATGGAAGTGGGAGAGAGTAGCGTTGAAAGTGTAGTGTCAAACCCACCTTCTCGTGTTTTAAGAAAACGAAAATGTTTGGCTCCCGAGCCGAGCAAATCTTCTAATCGCAGAGTTAGTATGAAACCACGTAAACATATTAGCATAACTGAAAATGCAAACCCAAAACAAATAGAAGCATTAtaccttaataaaaaaattaaaactttgacTCAAACTTTAGAGACTATATATGAAGAGCCTAAATCAAATAGTTCTGAATGTGATAACTTCATTGGAGGAAGAAAAGTTAAGAGACTATTGACCTTCCAAATAGGTAGTCagtatacaaaagaaaaaattaagaaacgcAGGGCCAAGATCAAGAAACTTTTAGGTAACAAATCTTTTGttaataggaaaaaaattcCAATGAATGTATTTCTGAAAACGATTGAATGTCTGGAACTTGATGAAGCTGTTCACTCTGATAATAAAACCGTAGATAGTGCAACTGTATGA
- the LOC116767238 gene encoding uncharacterized protein LOC116767238 isoform X2 has product MDTARSDSELPNKMALLDIMEVGESSVESVVSNPPSRVLRKRKCLAPEPSKSSNRRRLYMKSLNQIVLNVITSLEEEKLRDY; this is encoded by the exons ATGGACACGGCGAG ATCAGATTCTGAGTTACCAAATAAAATGGCACTTTTGGATATAATGGAAGTGGGAGAGAGTAGCGTTGAAAGTGTAGTGTCAAACCCACCTTCTCGTGTTTTAAGAAAACGAAAATGTTTGGCTCCCGAGCCGAGCAAATCTTCTAATCGCAGA AGACTATATATGAAGAGCCTAAATCAAATAGTTCTGAATGTGATAACTTCATTGGAGGAAGAAAAGTTAAGAGACTATTGA